TAATGAAATTTGATTATATTTTGGGTTATTCTGATTCTGTGTTTagctttttatcttctcattgctTCCCAACAAAGACACACCCATCATAGAACATTCCATTCATCACAACATAGATAAGCAAACCGGACTGCAGTTGTGCTCCTTCTCACTTCTCGGCGTTGGTGTCATAGAAGAGCTCCTTGAAGCGGTCCATGAACTCCGCCTCCAGTGAGACGGCCACCAAAACGCCCCCCGCCTTGGCCGGCGGCTTGGGCATAATGTAGCACAGACCGCCATAGAACATCGTCGCCGGCCCCATAAACTCCGGCAGCCCGCAGCCGAAGTCGGCTTCGTAGATCGGGAGGGACGTCCAGCAAGTGATGGAGAGATCCGCCGACGTAAAGTTGCCGGCCCATCGGCCCAGACTCTTCACGTCCTCCTCCATCTCCAAGAAGTCCAGCGCAGACCGCAAGTACTCGTCGTCCATGAGAGTGATGGCGCGGTGGATCCTACTGGCGGCGTCCGCGGTCGTCTCTGACGTCACGTCCCCGACCGTCGCGACCGCGACGGTCGGAAATATCACGTTCCCGACGTATCCCGGTGGCAGCGGGGGCCTCAGGCGGCGGCGGCCGTCGGTGGTGATGTAGACGCGGGTCTCGCGTCCGGCGTCGAGGCGGCGGGCCTCGCATGCGCGACGCCAGACGTGCCCGGCCACCGCTTCGTAGGTGGTGACGCGCCGACTCGACGCCACCTTGGCGCACGCGGTCTTCAGCGCGGCGAGCTGGTCGGCGGAGAGCGCGAGGATCGCGGTGGACACGGCGGGCTTGTCGGCGGACGCGTTGCGCCCGGCGGGGCACCGCTTGAACTCGTGGTGGGGGAAGAGGACCGACGGCGGGGACCGAGGGAGGAGAAGGGTGCGGTCGAGGAAGGGCGGCACCGCGAGGTCGACGCCCCTGGTGATGTCCGACCACGCATTGATGAAGTGAAGGGACGCGACGCCGTCGGAGACCAAGTGGTGCAGGCCGACGCCCAGGCACACTCCGCCGCACTTGAAGTACGTGACCTAAAGAAGGCAAACATCAAGTGAGTTCAGATCATGCGGTTGGTTGTCGTTGCTCTCTTTGGCAAGCTGCAGGCTCGATATCGCTACCAACCCACCGATGGCCTTCACCGGTAGACCACACACTGGTGTCTGCGTTCGCGCGCACACCGCGCAGCCAAACAATGTCCGTGTTCTCTTCACACGATGAGCGCAGCGAGAAGAGTTACCTGAAGCAGTAGAAGAGGGACGGCGTCGTCTCCGTCGTCAGGACTCACGCTGGGTACCAGCATCCGCCTGCACTCAGGCGACGGCGCGAAGTCTCCGAACTTATCGACGGTGAGCTCCTCCGACTTGGCTTCCACGAAGAGCGCGCCCTTGCCGTTGCACTTGATCTCGGTCCGGCCGTTCCGGTCGGTGCCGATCCGGCCGGCAAACAGGTAAAACGGCACCAGGGCTTTGCGCAGGCCAGCCTTGAGGGCCTCCGGCGAGAAGAAGCCGGCGGGGTCACCGGTGGCGGGCGGTCTGTAGAAGTAGACGGTGGCGACGTGAGCCCGGATCTGGAAGAGATCCAAGGTGGAGAGCCAAATGGCTTGGGTGGGGGTCTCCTTCTCGGGAGTCACAAGGCAGGAGCTCGTCACTTGGACCGCCATTGGATCTCTCTGCAAGTGGCTTATCCCTTTATGGAGGACGTTGCATGCATTTATAGTGAGTGTGTCATGTAAATCCTGCATCGACTTACCTCAGATATTTGGGTCTAATTCACATGTGGTTACCCGATCCGCGATATGATCCGATTGAACTCGAATCTGAGTTTGATATATCACTACCATAACCTACCGAGTTACCAAAATGGGATAAGTGGGTCGGTGGGAGATGGAGACGATCCACAATAATTGGAACCCAATCGCCGACGTGGCTACTTAGAGCCCACGTAATAGTAATGTATGGCTGAGCTGTTCAAAACTACTCATGTCGGAAATTTATGGCGTCAGAAGACTCAACGTAATACGAATCCACGTCGACGCTGACCAATCCCAGCTTGAAAGATGGCAGGCTGCAATCGAGACACGCGATCACATCTACGCATTTGATCGACACCACCAAAATTTAGGCTCATTGTCGATATGGTTCAGAGATGGATGGGTGTTATAATACTAATCAAACTGATATGTGATAGCATTCCAAGGGGTGATAAGATTTTAGAATGCCATTAAGATGGGTCTATTAAAAGATTTATAATTTATTGTGAGATTTGTAGTATTACGTGtttaaacaaacttaaaaaggaaAGAGTGAGAGGAAAAAGACAATCTCGATAAATGAGATCAAAGAACAAACAACCGTCAACATCATAAAGTGGAATGTCGTTAATTGCTTTTGTACTCTCACCGGCGCTCATTTATTATTATGTTGGAAGTTTCTTATTGTATGCTATCACTCAATttatataattgatatttttcatttttgcttcttttatggTCGATAACCTATTAGGTGAATTCctgaaaataatctttttttttgtttttctcataAAGTGTCCTCCATTTTTAAGATTTTCTAACCATCCATATTTTTGTctaatatctaaaatatctctaactatatattatttttttttcttttttttttccctatagACCGATCGATAGTGTGAATCGATCAAGTTACAATATTGCTTATTGCACTATAGTATTTTTAATGATAcctgaaaaatactataacatagtataaaaatattatgttaccaTGTTTTCCTAATATTGCTGAAAGCAAAAACATTGTGTCAAAGTATTTTTGTTGAAAACACTCTTAACTTagtatgaaaatattataaaacataatatttttataaaatttatacaaaagactatgttatatttttttttattacattatagtATTTTTCCAGTATTGCTGAAAATAGTAATAGTGAAAAGTATTATAATTAGATGGGGTTGACACATACAAaacaatattttagatattaaaagaaataaatgatgTTTGAAAATTCTGAAAATGAAAGAGGCAAAAGCTCAAAATGAGATAATTTTCTTTGCAAAAATTCACCATAACATATTCTATCTACACTTTTTAGTGTCTTTTTTTATCAGGGCATGTTTTGTCATCGCCCACGTGGACCCAGGCAAGCAGACACGATGATGCAAACGTGGAACCTCAAGTACAATATGGCACGTAACACACACGTGGCGGGTAGTCGCTTGTCGCCCCCTCTGTATGAACGATATTATCATGGTACAACCATCCCGAAAAGATCAAGGCGGCACCGATCCGTGTAGGTCGATCGGCGCTCGTACAAAAGCTTAAGTCAACTACCGCCCGAGGAGCCGGCCACAGTGAATTGACCCTGTACGACCAACTCATCCCcgtaggtataaaagctaatcctCCTTAATCAGGAGAAGCAGGCACTTCGAATACTCAACTCTATCTCATTCCACCAAAAGCTGACTTAAGCTTCGGAGGAGTCGGGTCATGAAATCCCCCTCCTGATCTCAACCTGTGTGCAGGAGCTCGGCGACGGAGAAGTATGCCACTTGTTAAGAGAGAAGACTGCACTTGAGGAACGAGGCTTGAACTCGATCCGACGCTCACCCTCACCACCCGAGCATCCACGCGGGCGACCTTGCACATCTGGGATCGGATCGAACCATGTTGACACATCGACCATGATGTAACTATTCACTAACAATCAGTATATGAAATGAGAGAGTCACGTTATGTGAATTATTATTATGATCAAAGAatgtgaattattattattatttctgagAGAGCCACAGCATGTCTTCGGAACTCTTTATGTACATTTGATGTACTCTTAAAAGAAGATGATCTACCTTCATACGTCAAGGTCGACAGATCACACGAGGCGGAGGCGACGACACGTCCGGACGTCGAAggctgtggtttggtggagttagtCGGAGAAGACGACACGTCGAGCCATGCATCTTGTGGTGGCTAATATAGAACGATAAGACGACGAGCTGTGGCTTCGCGAGGTGTTCTGCTGCCTACTACTCGGAAGTGGAGGGTGGTGCAGTGAACAACGCGACGAGGCGCGCGGAGCGAGGCGTGGGCTTTGTTTTGGCCATTCGAGTTCCGCCGAGTGGCATGTTTGTCGCGATCGACAAGGTGTTCGATGCTTTGCCTGCTTGGTCTCTTTAGTCGGTAGAGAAAGAAGCTTAATAATGCATCTTAAGACGAACGGGATGCGGTCCCCTTGCGGTGCCTGCGGGTAGCAATCAAGAGATCTAACCGGACCGTGTCAGGAGTGGTCGTGTTCGATCACACTTTTCGTCGAACAGTTGATGGGTACGGGACGATATCACTCGTTCTCTCGGCGTTCCTATCCGTTGTCCTTCCCAAAAAtaggaaataaatatttttaataatcatTAAGaagattattatttattatcatatttttttaatttttttaaatatttatttattattaaaaatattaaaaattttaaataataaacctACCCCTTTGAAAATTAAGATTATAGATTCAAATCCCATCTTCATCCTTCATTATTACATGTATTAGTTTATGATTAAAAGGAATCATACTAAAACACTTATTTGACACATAATTAAGAGCATATTGTTAAGAAAAGGAGGTGTGGTGTGGTGTGACCAAATAATACCTACAAAACTGTGATGCGGTTAGAAGAGAGGACTCGTTTCCACTGCCATCTTTGACACACCTGAGAAGTCTTGTGTGCACCTTTGGGTTGCACCTGTTTGGCTTTTCGGCCTTTGGTAATCGTAAAGATATACCGCAAACAAAGCGCCTTGTAATAGAAGAAGAGAGAGCGATTTGGATGTATGGGTCATTCTTCAAACACCCATCGACAAACCAATGCCTCCCCCTCCTCCAATCCCTCATCCGCTCCAGATCCTCCCGCCTGGGCGCCCAGCTCCACGCTTTCCTCATCTCCTCCGGCGTCCTCTCCTCCGCGCCTCGCCGTGGCCTCCTCCTCTCCAAGCTCGTCGTTCTGTACTCTCTCTCCGGCCAACCCTCCCG
Above is a genomic segment from Musa acuminata AAA Group cultivar baxijiao chromosome BXJ3-4, Cavendish_Baxijiao_AAA, whole genome shotgun sequence containing:
- the LOC135637297 gene encoding shikimate O-hydroxycinnamoyltransferase-like — its product is MAVQVTSSCLVTPEKETPTQAIWLSTLDLFQIRAHVATVYFYRPPATGDPAGFFSPEALKAGLRKALVPFYLFAGRIGTDRNGRTEIKCNGKGALFVEAKSEELTVDKFGDFAPSPECRRMLVPSVSPDDGDDAVPLLLLQVTYFKCGGVCLGVGLHHLVSDGVASLHFINAWSDITRGVDLAVPPFLDRTLLLPRSPPSVLFPHHEFKRCPAGRNASADKPAVSTAILALSADQLAALKTACAKVASSRRVTTYEAVAGHVWRRACEARRLDAGRETRVYITTDGRRRLRPPLPPGYVGNVIFPTVAVATVGDVTSETTADAASRIHRAITLMDDEYLRSALDFLEMEEDVKSLGRWAGNFTSADLSITCWTSLPIYEADFGCGLPEFMGPATMFYGGLCYIMPKPPAKAGGVLVAVSLEAEFMDRFKELFYDTNAEK